A window of Actinomadura viridis genomic DNA:
GCGGAACGTGCTGGTGGACCTCGGCAAGATCGAGGCGGTGCTGCCGCCGCAGGAGCAGGTCCCCGGCGAGTCCTACGACCACGGCGAGCGCCTGCGGGCGTACGTCGTGCAGGTGCGCAAGGGCCACCGCGGCCCGTCGGTGCAGCTGTCGCGGACCCACCCCAACCTGGTGCGCAAGCTGTTCGCCCTGGAGGTTCCGGAGATCGCCGACGGCACCGTCGAGATCGCGGCGATCGCCCGGGAGGCGGGGCACCGCACCAAGATCGCGGTCCGCTCCCGCAAGCCGGGCGTGAACGCCAAGGGGGCCTGCATCGGCCCGCTGGGCAGCCGCGTCCGCAACGTGATGCACGAGCTGCACGGTGAGAAGATCGACATCGTGGACTGGTCGGAGGAACCGGCCGAGTTCGTCGGCAACGCGCTGTCCCCGGCCCGGGTCTCCGGCGTCGAGGTGGTGGACGCCGACGCGCGGGTGGCGCGGGTGATCGTGCCCGACTACCAGCTGTCGCTGGCGATCGGCAAGGAGGGGCAGAACGCCCGGCTCGCCGCCCGCCTCACCGGCTGGCGGATCGACATCCGGTCCGACACCGAGCAGGTCGAGCAGCCCGAGCAGCCTGAGCGGCCCGACAGGCCCGCGCAGCCCGAGCAGCCCGGCCCGGCGGCCACCGCGGACCGGTCCGAGTAAGAGGGACGGCCGGGCCGGCGAGGAAGTCCGGACGGCCCGGCGAGGAGCCCGAGCGGACCGCCCCGGCGGACCGCTCCGGCGCTCTGGCCTGGGGAAACGACGGGACGCGGCCGGGCGTCCCGGCGGTCCGGAAAGGCACCCGCACATGTGGCCGGATCAGGCAAATCCGGATCAACAACATCAGGAGAGCATGCGACAGGTCCCGCCGACGCCTCGGCGCGGTAGACTTTCACAACGTGGCCGGGCGGTCCCGCTGCGCACGTGCGTGGGCTGCCGGGTTTGCACGGCCAAGTCCGACCTGCTGCGCCTGGTGGTGGTCGAGGGCGTCATCGTCCCCGATCCTGCGGGGCGGCTGCCGGGACGGGGTGCGTACATCCATCCCGATCCGGCGTGTCTCGAGCTCGCTGAGCGACGTCGGGCGTTCCCCCGGGCCTTCCGCCTGGCGGGGTCGCTCGATATACGTGTGCTGCGAGACGGGCTTGCGGTGGTGACGCCGCGGCAGCAGGATGGCCGAATGGTAAGCGACGTCTAGTCGGAAGCAGGTCGAGATTGCTATGAGCGCTCGATGAGCACGCCGCGATGAGTACGGCAAGTTAGCGACGGTCCGGAGGCCGCACCCCCGGACCGAGTAGGGAGTGCAGTGGCGAAGGTCCGGGTTTACGAACTCGCCAAGGAGTTCGGTGTAGAGAGCAAGGTCGTCATGGCCAAGCTCCAGGAAATGGGCGAGTTCGTACGGTCGGCGTCCTCGACGATAGAGGCGCCGGTCGTTCGCAGGCTCACAGAAGCTTTCTCCAATTCGTCCTCCGCCAGGCCGGCGGAGAGGAAGGGCGCGCCCAGGCGCCCCGGCCCGCGCCCGTCGGCGCCGCGGCCCGGGCCCGGCTCGTCCGGTTCCGCGCCGTCCGGAGGCCCGCAGGGGCCCCGTCCGGCGCCCCCCAAGCCCCAGGTGCCGCGTCCGCCGGCGCCCAAGCCGAGCCCCGCGGCTCCTGCGGCTCCCGCTGCTGGTCCCGCGGCTCCCGGCGGCGGCCCCAAGCCCGGCCCGCGGCCGGGTCCGGTGCCCCCCGCGCCCAGCACGCCGGTCGCCCCGGCGGCCGCGCAGGCGCCCCCCGCTCCGCCCGTTCCCCGGGTGCCGGGCGGTGGACGCGACGGCGGGCCGCGCGACGGTCGCGACGGTCGTGACGGCGGGCCCCGCGAGAGCCGTGACGGTGCCCGCGACGGCGGTCCCCGGCCCGGTCCCCGCGCGCCCAAGCCCGGCCCGCGTCCCGGTCCCCGCCCCAGCGGCGGTGGCGGCGGCCGCGGTCCCGGTGGCCCGCGTCCGGGCAACAACCCGTTCAGCTCGACCAACACCGGCATGGGCCAGGCGCCCAAGCCGGGGCCGCGTCCCGGCCCCCGGCCGGCCGGCGACCGTCCCGGCGGCGGTGGCGACCGTCCCGGCGGCCCGCGTCCCGGGCCCCGGTCCGGCGCTCCGGGTGCGGGCGGTCCCCGTCCCAGCCCGGGCAACATGCCTCCGCGTCCGGGTGGCGGTCCGCGTCCGAGCCCGATGAACATGCCGTCCTCGCGGCCCTCCGCCCCCGGGCGGGGCGGGCCCGGCGGCGGCCCAGGCGGCGGTGGCGGTGGCCGTCCCGGCGGCGGTGGCGGCGGCGGCCGTCCCGGCGGTGCCGGGCGTCCGGGTGGCGGCGGCCGTCCCGGTGGCGGCGGCGGCTTCGGCGGCCCGCGTCCCGGTGGTGGCGGCGGTGGCCGTCCCGGTGGCGGCTTCGGCGGCCCCCGTCCGGGTGGCGGCGGCCGTGGCCGCGGTGGCACGCAGGGCGCCTTCGGACGCCCCGGCGGCCGTCCGGCCCGCGGGCGCAAGTCGAAGAAGCAGCGGCGTCAAGAGTTCGACAACATGCAGGCGCCGGCGATCGGCGGCGTCCAGGCTCCGCGCGGCAACGGCAAGTCCATCCGGCTGCCGCAGGGCGCCACGCTGACCGACTTCGCCGAGAAGATCGGTGCGAACCCGGCCTCGCTGGTCCAGATCATGATGCACCTGGGCAAGATGGTCACCGCCACCCAGTCGGTGGAGGAGAGCGACCTCCAGGAGCTCGGACTCGAGCTGGACTTCGACGTCCACGTCGTCAGCCCCGAGGACGAGGACCGCGAGCTGCTGGAGTCCTTCGACATCGAGTACGGCGAGGACGACGGCGGCGAGGAGTACCTGCAGTCGCGTCCGCCGGTGGTGACCGTCATGGGTCACGTCGACCACGGTAAGACCAAGCTGCTGGACGCCATCCGGCACGCCGACGTCCAGGCCGGCGAGGCCGGCGGCATCACCCAGCACATCGGCGCCTACCAGGTGCAGACCGAGGTCGACGGCGAAGAGCGCAAGATCACCTTCATCGACACCCCGGGTCACGAGGCGTTCACCGCCATGCGTGCCCGCGGTGCCGACACCACCGACCTGGTGGTGCTGGTGGTCGCCGCCGACGACGGCGTCAAGCCGCAGACCACCGAGGCGATCGACCACGCCACGGCGGCCGGGGTGCCGATCGTGGTCGCGGTCAACAAGATCGACGTGCCCGGGGCCGACCCGCAGCGGGTGCGGGCCCAGCTCACCGAGTACGGCCTGATCGCCGAGGAGTTCGGCGGCCAGACCCAGTTCGTCGACGTGTCCGCCAAGCAGGGCGTCAACATCGACGGGCTGCTCGAGGCGGTCATCCTGACCGCCGACGCGGAGCTGGAGCTCAAGGCCAACCCGGACATGCCCGCCCAGGGCTCGGCCATCGAGGCGCACCTCGACAAGGGCCGCGGCGCCGTGGCGACCGTGCTGGTGCAGCGCGGCACGCTGCGGGTCGGCGACTCGATCGTCTGCGGTGTGGCGCACGGCCGCGTCCGGGCGATGCTGGACGAGAACGGCAACAACGTCGACGAGGCGACGCCGTCCCGTCCGGTGCTGGTGCTCGGCCTCACCGCCGTGCCCGGCGCGGGCGACAACTTCCTGGTCGTCGAGGACGACCGGGTCGCCCGGCAGATCGCCGACAAGCGGGTCGCCCGCAAGCGCAACGCCGAACTGCTCAAGAGCCGTAAGAGCAGCTCCCTGGAAGAGCTGTTCAAGGACCTGGAGAAGGGCGAGCGGCAGGAGCTGCTCCTCATCCTCAAGGGCGACGTCTCCGGTTCGGTGGAGGCCCTGGAGGACTCGCTGTCGAAGATCGACGTGGGCGAGGAGGTCAACCTGCGCGTCATCCGCCGCGGTGTCGGCGCGATCACGCAGGACGACGTCAACCTCTCGCTGGCCTCCGACGGCGCGGTCATCATCGGCTTCAACGTGCGGCCCGAGCGCAACGCGCAGGAGCTGGCCGACCGCGAGGGCGTGGACATCCGGTACTACTCGGTCATCTACCAGGCGATCGAGGAGATCGAGGCGGCCCTCAAGGGCATGCTCAAGCCGGAGTTCGAGGAGGTCCAGCTCGGTACCGCGGAGATCCGCGAGATCTTCAAGGTGCCGCGGATCGGCAACGTGGCCGGCTCGATGGTCACCTCGGGCGTCATCCAGCGCAACGCCAAGGCGCGGCTCGTCCGCGACGGCGTCGTGGTGTCGGACAACCTCACGGTGTCCTCGCTGCGCCGGTTCAAGGAGGACGCCACCGAGGTCCGCGAGGGCTTCGAGTGCGGTATCGGTGTCGGCTACAACGACATCAAGCTCGGCGACGTCATCGAGTGCTTCGAGATGCGGGAGAAGCCTCGCGACTGAGCGTGAGATGACACACGGCGGCACGGCGTCCGGGCCCTGGGAAGGGCCCGGCGCGGTGTCACGGCGGCGGCCCCGGGAACATCCGGGCCGCCGCCGGTCGTTCCATTCCAACGTTCCAACCGACGACTCGACCCGAGGTGATCCATCAGTTGTACGTGGGTGCGCTGACACTAGACCTGCTCCTGGGGGACGTCCGCTCGCTGAAGCAGAAGCGTTCGGTCGTCCGGCCCGTCATCGCCGAGGTCCGCAAGCGGTTCCCGGGCGTGGCCGTCGCCGAGACCGGTGACAACGACCTGCACCGCAGGGCGGAGATCGGGGTGGCGGTGGTGTCGGCCACCGCCGGCAACTGCACCGAGGTGCTGGACCAGTGCGAACGGCTGGTGGCCGGTCGCCCCGAGATCGAGCTGCTGTCGGCACGGCGGCGGCTCTACAACGACGAGGACTGACCTCCTCGACCATGGAAAGGGAGTGCGATCATGGTGGACGCAGCTCGCGCGCGCAAGCTCGCCGACCGCATCCAGCAGATCGTGGCGGAGATGCTGGAGCGGCGGATCAAGGATCCGCGGCTCGGCTTCGTGACCGTGACGGACACCCGCATCACCAACGACCTGCGTGACGCCACCGTCTACTACACGGTGTACGGGTCGGAGGGCGAGCGCGCCGAGACCGCCGCCGCCCTGGAGAGCGCCAAGGGCGTCATCCGGTCCGAGGTCGGTCGTAAGACCGGCGTCCGGCACACCCCCAGCATCACCTTCGTCGCCGACTCCCTGATGGAGAACGCCGCCCACATCGACGACCTGCTGGCCAAGGCCAAGGCCCAGGACGCGGAGGTCGCCAGGGCGGCCCAGGCGGCCACTCACGCCGGGGACGCCAATCCCTATCGCGCCGATGACGATGTCGACGAAACCGACGACGACGAGGATGGCGAAGCGGGACACTCGTCTCGTGAGTGAACCGGTGGCGGGGGGCGCGACACCGGGGACCGTCTGGACCAGCGACCACGAGGCTCCGGCGCTCGCCTGGGGCCCGGCCGCGGCGTGCGGGGACGCCGTCGACCACGCGGACCCTCCGCTGGGCCTGGCGACCGAGCCCGTACCGCGCCTCCCCGACAAGCTGAGCGTCCTGACCGCCTCCGAGCCCGTCCTCGGCGTCGTCGCGTCCCGCGGCGCGGAATCCGCCGCCCGGCGGCCCGCGCCCGCCGC
This region includes:
- a CDS encoding YlxR family protein, with translation MRQVPPTPRRGRLSQRGRAVPLRTCVGCRVCTAKSDLLRLVVVEGVIVPDPAGRLPGRGAYIHPDPACLELAERRRAFPRAFRLAGSLDIRVLRDGLAVVTPRQQDGRMVSDV
- the nusA gene encoding transcription termination factor NusA yields the protein MTALRSLESEKDISLDVAVKAIEDALLIAYNRTEGAASKARVELDRGTGHVTVWATETDEEGQAVREYDDTPTGFGRIAATTAKQVILQRLRDAEDELTFGEYAGREGDIVSGIIQQGKDPRNVLVDLGKIEAVLPPQEQVPGESYDHGERLRAYVVQVRKGHRGPSVQLSRTHPNLVRKLFALEVPEIADGTVEIAAIAREAGHRTKIAVRSRKPGVNAKGACIGPLGSRVRNVMHELHGEKIDIVDWSEEPAEFVGNALSPARVSGVEVVDADARVARVIVPDYQLSLAIGKEGQNARLAARLTGWRIDIRSDTEQVEQPEQPERPDRPAQPEQPGPAATADRSE
- the infB gene encoding translation initiation factor IF-2, with amino-acid sequence MAKVRVYELAKEFGVESKVVMAKLQEMGEFVRSASSTIEAPVVRRLTEAFSNSSSARPAERKGAPRRPGPRPSAPRPGPGSSGSAPSGGPQGPRPAPPKPQVPRPPAPKPSPAAPAAPAAGPAAPGGGPKPGPRPGPVPPAPSTPVAPAAAQAPPAPPVPRVPGGGRDGGPRDGRDGRDGGPRESRDGARDGGPRPGPRAPKPGPRPGPRPSGGGGGRGPGGPRPGNNPFSSTNTGMGQAPKPGPRPGPRPAGDRPGGGGDRPGGPRPGPRSGAPGAGGPRPSPGNMPPRPGGGPRPSPMNMPSSRPSAPGRGGPGGGPGGGGGGRPGGGGGGGRPGGAGRPGGGGRPGGGGGFGGPRPGGGGGGRPGGGFGGPRPGGGGRGRGGTQGAFGRPGGRPARGRKSKKQRRQEFDNMQAPAIGGVQAPRGNGKSIRLPQGATLTDFAEKIGANPASLVQIMMHLGKMVTATQSVEESDLQELGLELDFDVHVVSPEDEDRELLESFDIEYGEDDGGEEYLQSRPPVVTVMGHVDHGKTKLLDAIRHADVQAGEAGGITQHIGAYQVQTEVDGEERKITFIDTPGHEAFTAMRARGADTTDLVVLVVAADDGVKPQTTEAIDHATAAGVPIVVAVNKIDVPGADPQRVRAQLTEYGLIAEEFGGQTQFVDVSAKQGVNIDGLLEAVILTADAELELKANPDMPAQGSAIEAHLDKGRGAVATVLVQRGTLRVGDSIVCGVAHGRVRAMLDENGNNVDEATPSRPVLVLGLTAVPGAGDNFLVVEDDRVARQIADKRVARKRNAELLKSRKSSSLEELFKDLEKGERQELLLILKGDVSGSVEALEDSLSKIDVGEEVNLRVIRRGVGAITQDDVNLSLASDGAVIIGFNVRPERNAQELADREGVDIRYYSVIYQAIEEIEAALKGMLKPEFEEVQLGTAEIREIFKVPRIGNVAGSMVTSGVIQRNAKARLVRDGVVVSDNLTVSSLRRFKEDATEVREGFECGIGVGYNDIKLGDVIECFEMREKPRD
- the rbfA gene encoding 30S ribosome-binding factor RbfA → MVDAARARKLADRIQQIVAEMLERRIKDPRLGFVTVTDTRITNDLRDATVYYTVYGSEGERAETAAALESAKGVIRSEVGRKTGVRHTPSITFVADSLMENAAHIDDLLAKAKAQDAEVARAAQAATHAGDANPYRADDDVDETDDDEDGEAGHSSRE
- a CDS encoding DUF503 domain-containing protein, with the translated sequence MYVGALTLDLLLGDVRSLKQKRSVVRPVIAEVRKRFPGVAVAETGDNDLHRRAEIGVAVVSATAGNCTEVLDQCERLVAGRPEIELLSARRRLYNDED